The nucleotide window TTGTCTGCCGTCTCCGTGTTCGACGGGGTGTTGGTCGCGCCGTTCGAGCTCGTCGGGGGGCGGGTCGCAGACGCGATTGGCCCGCTCGCGACCACCTCGTTGCTCGGCGGGCTGCTCGTCTCCGTGGCACTGGTGTCGCCGTGGACGTACCGCGACGACTGACCGGGGGTTCGACGCTCGTCGGCGTCCGAGGCCGGCGTTTCCACGAACCGGTGCGGTTTAGTCGTCGCCGGCCACTCTCCCGAGCGTGCCAATCGAGCAACGCGGCGACGCACACCTCATCACACACGCGCTCGCCAGACACACGCTCTCGCGGCTCCGAGACGTGGAGACGGAACAGGTCGCCTTCCGGAAGGGACTCGTCAAACTCGGCCGGATCTGTGGCTACGAGATCATCGACGGCGTGATGGAGACGGAGTACGTCGCTATCGACACGCCACTGGCAGAGACCACCGGCGAGCGTGTCCGCGGGCTCGACGACGTGGTGATCATCAACGTCCTCCGGGCGGCGACCCCGTTCGTCGAGGGACTGCTGAAGGCGTTCCCCCGGGCCAAACAGGGAGTGATCTCCGCCGGCCGCGACGAGTCGGCCGGGATGGACGACACCGGCGCGTTCCCCATCAGCATCGACTACACGAAGCTACCGGAGATCACGAGCCAGGACACCGTGATCGTCGCCGACCCGATGCTGGCGACCGGCTCGACGATGTGTACCGTCTTGGACCACGTCACGGACGCCGGCGACCCGGAGGATCTGTTCGTGCTGTCTGCGGTGTCGGCGCCGGACGGCCTCACCCGCGTCGGCGAGGCGTACCCGGAGGCGGACCTCCTGACGGTCGCCATCGACGACGAACTGGACGAAGACGGGTTCATCGTCCCCGGGCTCGGCGACGCCGGCGACCGCGCGTTCCGGACGAAGTGAGTCGTCAACTCTCGAACACGAACCGGGCGCCCCCCTCGGCCGACTCCCCGACGTCGACGGTCCAGCCGTGCGCACGGGCCGTGTCGGCGACGATGCTCAGCCCGAACCCCGTGCCGCCCTCTGCGGTCGTCACCCCGTGTTCCAACACTCGGTCGCGTTCCCCCGGCGGGATTCCCGGACCGTCGTCGGCGACGACGAAGCCCTCGTCGGTCGCCGTCACCGTCACCGCCGCCGCCGGCCCAGCGTGGTCGGCGGCGTTCCGAAACAGGTTCTCGAACAGCTGTGACAGCCGACTCCGGTCGCCCGAGACGCTCCCCAGCTCCGGGTCGACAGTCAGTGTCGCCTCTCCGGTGTCGACGTAGCCCCACGCCTCTCGGGCGACGCCGGCGAGGTCGACTCGTTGGCCGTCTTCGACCGTCGGCTCGCCGCGGGCGAGCGTCAACAGGTCGTCGATCAGCTGGTCGATCCGGTCGTGGGCGTCGGCCACCCGGGAGAGCTGGTCCGTCTCTCCCGTCTCGATTGCCACCTCCAAGAACCCGTCCGCGACCGCGAGCGGGTTCCGGAGGTCGTGGGCGACGACGCTGGCGAACTCGTCTAACCGCTCGTTCTGTCGGCGTAGCTCCGTCTCCCGGTTGGTGCGCTTGATCGCCGCCGCCGCCGTCGACGCCAGCACGCGGAACAGGTCCACGTCCGCGTCCGTGAACTCCCGGCGCTCGGTCGACCCGGTGACGAGCAGCCCCACCTCGCTCAGCGGCGCCAACAGTTCGCTCCGGATCGGCGTGTCCGAGTTGTACCGCCGTTCGACGGACTGAACGTCGTCGTACAGCTTGACCTCGTCGTCGTCGAACGCCTCCCACGCCAGCCCTTCCCCCCGCTCGAAGTGAGGAATCCCACTGAACAGCTCCTGTGCGGCCTCCGTCTCCGCGAGCGGCACCAAGGCGTCCGTGTTCGCGTCGTACTCCCAGACACCCGTCACCGACCGGTCGAGCACCCGTTCTGCCGCCTCGACGGTGATCTCGCCGATCTCCTCGACGGACTCTGCCAGCGTCAGT belongs to Halobaculum sp. MBLA0143 and includes:
- the upp gene encoding uracil phosphoribosyltransferase, whose translation is MPIEQRGDAHLITHALARHTLSRLRDVETEQVAFRKGLVKLGRICGYEIIDGVMETEYVAIDTPLAETTGERVRGLDDVVIINVLRAATPFVEGLLKAFPRAKQGVISAGRDESAGMDDTGAFPISIDYTKLPEITSQDTVIVADPMLATGSTMCTVLDHVTDAGDPEDLFVLSAVSAPDGLTRVGEAYPEADLLTVAIDDELDEDGFIVPGLGDAGDRAFRTK